In candidate division TA06 bacterium, the sequence AGCATCAGGCTCCGGAAAAACGCAAAAACGAAGGGCTGCAAGCGGTATTCAACGAGATCTTTCCCATCGAGGACGCCCAGAACCGGATGGCGATGGATTTCATCTCTTACGGGCTGGGCAAGCCCCGCTATTCCATCTCCGAGTGCCACGACCGCGATATGACCTACGCCGCCCCCTTAAAGGCCATCCTAAGGCTTTCGCTTAAGGATCCGGGCGAGCCCAAGGGCAAGCCCAAGGAAGTGGTGGAAAAGGAGGTCTATCTGGGCGAAGTGCCCCTGATGACCGAGACCGGCACCTTCGTGATCAACGGGGCCGAGCGGGTGGTGGTCAGCCAGCTGCACCGCTCTCCCGGCGCCTTCTTCGCTGAGAAGACCCATCCCTCGGGCAAGCGGATCTACACCGCCGAGATCATCCCCTACCGCGGCTCCTGGCTCAAACTGACCCTGGACCCCAATGATCTTTTATGGGTCTCCATCGACAAGCACCGCAAGTTCCACGCCACCCTGTTGCTGCGGGCGGTGGGCTATGCCACCAACAAGGCCCTGCTCTCCCTTTATCACCAGCCGGAGACCCTCTCCCTGGCCGGGGAAAAGCAGGTTTTGGAACGCTATCTTTTCAGCGATGTAGCCGCCCCCAGGACCGGCGAGGTGCTGGCCGAGGCCGGCCATAAAATAACCCCCGAGATCCTGGCCACCCTAAAACTGTCCAAGGTGGAAAAGGTGGAGGTAGTGGCCATCGATCCGGTCAAGGACCCGGCCAGCATCCCCCGCACCATGCTGGTCGACAACAACAAGGGATCCAAGGAGGACGCCCTCTCCAAGATCTACAATATCCTTCACCCCGGAGACGCCATCAATCCGGAACTCTCCAAGGCGGTGATCGAGAAGATGTTCTTCGACCGCAAACGCTACGACCTGAAAAAGGTGGGTCGCTACCAGCTGAACAAACGGCTGGGCCAGGAGATCTCCACCGGCAATTTGCTTTGCCCTAAGGATTTTGTGGAAGTGGTCCGCTATCTTCTGTCATTAAGGATGAACCAGGGAGAAGTGGACGATATCGATCATCTGGGCAACCGCCGGGTGTTGCGGGTGGGCGAGCTGGTCTCCAATCAATTCTCGGCCGCGCTCTCCCGGATGGCCCGGATGACCCGGGAGCGGATGGCCATGTGGGACGGACAGAGTTCCATTACCCCGCAGGACCTGGTCAACTCCCGCATCATCTCCTCCACCGTCAACAGCTTTTTCAGCTCTTCCCAGCTTTCCCAGTTCTTAGACCAGCCCAACCCGCTGGCCGAGCTGAGGCACAAGCGGCGCCTTTCGGCCCTGGGGCCCGGCGGCCTGACCCGGGAACGGGCCGGGTTCGAGGTGCGCGACGTGCATTACACCCATTACGGCCGGATGTGCCCCATCGAGACCCCGGAAGGACCCAACATCGGATTGATCGCCTCCCTGGCCTGCTTTGCCCGGGTCAACGAACTGGGCTTTTTGGAAACCCCCTACCGCAAGCTTAAAAATGGCAAGCTGACCGGAGAGGTGGATTACCTTTCGGCCAACGAAGAAGACCAGTTTATCATCGCCCAGGCCAACACCCCGGTGGACGACGTCGGAAAGATGCTGAGCGAACAGGCCTTGAGCCGCTACCGGGAGACCTTTCCCCGGGCCAAGGCCCAGGAGGTCCACTACATGGACGTTTCCCCCCAACAGTTAGTGAGCCTGTCGGCCGCGCTGATCCCGTTCCTGGAGCATGACGACGCCAACCGGGCCCTGATGGGATCCAACATGCAGTGCCAGGCGGTCCCCCTGTTAAAGCCCCAGTCCCCGGTGGTGGGCACCGGCCTGGAGGGCAAGGCGGCGGTGGACTCCGGCACCATGGTCATCTGCAAGCGGGACGGAGCGGTGGAAAAAGTGACCGCCGACAGCGTCTTCATCCGGCCCGCCAAGACCGACATCGCCGAAGTGGACTTTTTAAAGGACAGCCAGTACGACGTTTATCACCTTACCAAGTTCCGCCGTTCCAACCAGGACACCTGCCTTAATCATAAGCCCATCGTCCGGGAAGGGGACGCCGTCAAAAAGGGAGAGGTGATCGCCGACGGCTCCTCCACCGAGGGCGGCGAATTGGCCTTAGGGATCAACTGCCTGGTGGGCTTTCTGCCCTGGTCCGGCTTCAACTTTGAGGATGCCATCATCATCTCCGACCGGATGGTCCAGGACGACAAGTTCACCTCGGTCCACATCGAGAACTTTGAGTGCTTCGTGCGCGACACCAAGCGGGGTCCCGAGGAGATAACCCGGGAGATCCCCAACGTGGGCGAGGAGGCGGTGAAGGACCTGGACGAAAACGGGATCATCCACATCGGCGCCCGGGTGGAGGCCGGCGACATCCTGGTGGGTAAGGTGACTCCCAAGGGCGAGACCGAGCCCACCCCCGAGGAAAAACTCTTACGGGCCATCTTCGGCGACAAGGCCGGAGACTTCAAGGACACTTCGCTTAAAGCGCCCCCGGGCATGGACGGGATAGTCTGCGACGTCAAGGTCTTCTCCCGCAAAAGCCAGGACCGGAGAAGCAGCCAGGAGGAAAAGCGCAAGATCGAAGAGATGCAGAAGGAAGCGCGGAAGCGGACCGAACGGATCCGGAACGAGCGCGACCGGCGCTTAACGGGACTGCTGTTGGACCAGCCCTGCAACCAGACCCTGAAGGACGGGGAAAAACTGCTGGCCCGCAAGGGGCAGCGTCTTTCGGAAGCGGTGTTGGACGAAATAAAATTTGAGAAAATTCCGCCGGAAGAAATGGCCCAGATCTGCGAAGACTTGGGGCTGGGCGCCAAGGCCGTAAAATTGATGGATTTGGCCCGCAAGGCCATCGAAACGGTGCAGTACGAATTGCAGATCGAAAAGGAAAAAGTGGAGCGGGGCGACGAGCTGCCGGCCGACGTCATCAAATTAGTCAAGGTCTTCGTCTCCCGCAAGCGCAAGCTGATGGTGGGCGACAAGCTGGCCGGACGGCACGGCAACAAGGGGGTGCTGGCCAGGATAGTGCCCGAGGAAGATATGCCTTACCTGGCCGACGGCCGCCCCCTGGACATGATCTTAAATCCTCTGGGCGTGCCCTCGCGCATGAACCTGGGACAGGTGCTGGAGACCCATCTGGGATGGGCCGCCCAGATCCTGGGCTTCAAGGTGGCCACCCCCATTTTCGACGGGGCCAACATCGCCGAGATCCAGGCCGAAATGAAACTGGCCGGACTTCCCGAGCACGGCAAGGTCACTCTTTACGACGGCCGGAGCGGACAGTCCTTTGACGAGCCGGTGACGGTGGGCCTGATGTATATGCTGAAGCTGTCCCACCTGGTAGACGACAAGATCCATGCCCGGTCCATCGGGCCATATTCCCTGATCACCCAGCAGCCCCTGGGAGGCAAGGCCCATTTCGGCGGCCAGCGTTTCGGGGAGATGGAGGTCTGGGCCTTGGAATCCTACGGCGCGGCCTATACCCTGCAGGAGATACTGACGGTCAAGTCCGACGACGTCCAGGGGCGGCAGCGGGTCTACGAGGGCATCGTCAAGGGAGACAACCTGCCGGAGCCCGGCACCCCGGCCTGCTTTGACGTGCTGGTCAACGAACTGAGGGGCCTGTGCCTGGACGTTCAATTGTATAAGGAGGATTAAGCGATGACCCCCGAAAGAACTGCCAATACCGGCGAGATGGAGATCCGGGCCACCGATTTTGACTTCATCAAGCTTA encodes:
- the rpoB gene encoding DNA-directed RNA polymerase subunit beta, whose translation is MKPVKRKDYSKIKSGIQLPNMLDMQLNSYKDFLQEHQAPEKRKNEGLQAVFNEIFPIEDAQNRMAMDFISYGLGKPRYSISECHDRDMTYAAPLKAILRLSLKDPGEPKGKPKEVVEKEVYLGEVPLMTETGTFVINGAERVVVSQLHRSPGAFFAEKTHPSGKRIYTAEIIPYRGSWLKLTLDPNDLLWVSIDKHRKFHATLLLRAVGYATNKALLSLYHQPETLSLAGEKQVLERYLFSDVAAPRTGEVLAEAGHKITPEILATLKLSKVEKVEVVAIDPVKDPASIPRTMLVDNNKGSKEDALSKIYNILHPGDAINPELSKAVIEKMFFDRKRYDLKKVGRYQLNKRLGQEISTGNLLCPKDFVEVVRYLLSLRMNQGEVDDIDHLGNRRVLRVGELVSNQFSAALSRMARMTRERMAMWDGQSSITPQDLVNSRIISSTVNSFFSSSQLSQFLDQPNPLAELRHKRRLSALGPGGLTRERAGFEVRDVHYTHYGRMCPIETPEGPNIGLIASLACFARVNELGFLETPYRKLKNGKLTGEVDYLSANEEDQFIIAQANTPVDDVGKMLSEQALSRYRETFPRAKAQEVHYMDVSPQQLVSLSAALIPFLEHDDANRALMGSNMQCQAVPLLKPQSPVVGTGLEGKAAVDSGTMVICKRDGAVEKVTADSVFIRPAKTDIAEVDFLKDSQYDVYHLTKFRRSNQDTCLNHKPIVREGDAVKKGEVIADGSSTEGGELALGINCLVGFLPWSGFNFEDAIIISDRMVQDDKFTSVHIENFECFVRDTKRGPEEITREIPNVGEEAVKDLDENGIIHIGARVEAGDILVGKVTPKGETEPTPEEKLLRAIFGDKAGDFKDTSLKAPPGMDGIVCDVKVFSRKSQDRRSSQEEKRKIEEMQKEARKRTERIRNERDRRLTGLLLDQPCNQTLKDGEKLLARKGQRLSEAVLDEIKFEKIPPEEMAQICEDLGLGAKAVKLMDLARKAIETVQYELQIEKEKVERGDELPADVIKLVKVFVSRKRKLMVGDKLAGRHGNKGVLARIVPEEDMPYLADGRPLDMILNPLGVPSRMNLGQVLETHLGWAAQILGFKVATPIFDGANIAEIQAEMKLAGLPEHGKVTLYDGRSGQSFDEPVTVGLMYMLKLSHLVDDKIHARSIGPYSLITQQPLGGKAHFGGQRFGEMEVWALESYGAAYTLQEILTVKSDDVQGRQRVYEGIVKGDNLPEPGTPACFDVLVNELRGLCLDVQLYKED